TACAACCTTGGGGGCGTAAATTTTTAGTGTTTTGTGTCTGAATCTGATTAAAAAAGATTTCCAAATAACTATATTCAATGGTTTATTATTTGTTTGACAACACTGGCAAAAACCTCGATATATACCACTATGCCCATATTTATTGCCATACACATTTGAAAAAATATTCTGCGTTATTAATCTGGCAATTTACGAAAAATTTCATGTAATACAATGCAGCAGCTGAAAATTTTGGAAAGTCATCAGGCTGAATATTAATGATACAGCATATTAGGATTTTAAGCATATTTTCATTCGTGCGAATATCAAAAATCCACACCTACGCCCCCAATTTTGAGATGAACCGCCCACCCAAATGGTGTTCATAATCTGGAGGCTGGCATCTTGCGCAAAGCCTGAGCTGATTTTGTGACTTTGGGAGAAAATTAGAAAATCTATCTCAATCTGATAATGGTCAGATTGAGATTGTGTGTCTGTAGATACACAGTGATGTTCTGCCACGGATGGCAGAACAAGGCTTCACGAGCCACGGATGGCTCGTTGAACGCCGGTCACGTCACTCCGAGAAAATCTAACTCAGACACACTTAGACTTTTCTTATTTTCGTACAATGGAACCAAAATTAACTCCGGCTTTGCGCAAGATGCCACTCACAGACCTGCGACACACCATTGGGACGGGCGATTTATTTCATAAACAAACCAGCATTTAACCGGATAGCAGAGTTCCTTTTATTTTGTGATTGAATAATGCGGCTTCTTGTAGTATACTATAAAAATAGTTCTGATAACTCAGTAATTCTATGCCACATCAGCAGCAAGTTTCACAAAACAAAAATATGTAGGAATGGCTTGAAGATGTTTTTGTATATTTTATGATCAAAAGTATTTTCAGGATAATGCCGAAAGTGAAGGGGATGCAGTATTTATTCTTACAAACAAATATGTAAGATCAAAAAATGAGAAAAAACTTGACATATATATAGACAGACTATATAGTTTAGATATATAGATAGACTATATAACAAGGAGGAAAATCCTCTCCTCGTCAAGGGACTCGGATTTTGCTTCGCAAAACAAGGAGGAAAATCCTCTGCTCGCCAAAGGGCTCGCATTTTCCTTCGGAAAACAAGGAGGATTTTATGTTAAACAAATCATTGATTCAGGGTAGTCTTTCCATGCTGATCTTACGGCTTTTAGACGAGAAAGACATGTATGGTTACGAAATGATCGAAACATTAAGGAAAAGATCGGAAAATGTATTTGAATTAAAAGCGGGATCTCTTTATCCGCTTTTGCATGCCTTAGAGGCAAACAATCTTGTTACGGTCTATGAGGATGATGCAAGTGGGAAAATGCGCAAATATTATCACATTACCGGAGAAGGAAAACGTATTTTAAAAGAGAAAAAAGACGAATGGAATACGTATGCCGCAGCAGTTACAAATGTATTGTCATGTAAAGCCATGGAAATGTGTATTTGAAAAAATGAAATGGCATCAGGCAGTGAAATGTGTAAAAAATGCAGGGATGAAAAAAGCAAACATGGCAGAAAGAGCCGGGAGGGAATACATTGACAGATTACAAAGAATATATGAAGACTCTGGAAGAACAGATTCAAAATAAGCGTGCCAGAGCGCTTGTGTCAGAAGAAATAAACGGGCATATAGAAGAACAGGCACAAGGTTATGAGGAAGAAGGAATGAGCAGGGAAGATGCAAAAAGAGAGGCAGTGCGGCAGATGGGAGATCCGGTGGAAACAGGATGTGCATTAAACCGTATCCACAGACCGGCATTTCCATGGAAACTTTTTGTGCTGGCGATCTTTTTAACGGCGGCATCTATACTCATGTCAGTTGTTATTTTCGGAAAAACAGAAGGTGGGGCATCACAGGCAGAACAGCTTGGATCATTGCTTGTGATAAATGGTGTCAGCTTCGCAATGATCTTTCTGGTGATGTATGTCGATTATACATGGCTGTTTTTACATATCCGTGCGGTTGCTGTCTGTTATCTGATCTGCCTGTGTCTGGTATGGTCAGGTGGTGTTATTGGAAATTATCAGACCGCACTTTTTGCGTGTTACAGTATGCAGGTATTACTGCCGGTTATTTTTGCAGGAATCATTTACCAGTATCGTGGGAAAGAATTTGCTGGTATCCTGAAAGCAGTGGGATGGATCTTTGTACCATTTCTGGTATTGCTTCTTATGGCAACACCGATGAGTACAGCGGCGGTTTTGGAAAATGCAGTGGTCTGTCTGTTCTTGCTTGTGGCAGCGGTACTTCATGGGATATTTGGAAATAAGAAGAAACGGTATCTGGTAAAACTGGCAGGTCTTGCGTTCGGGCTTTTGGGAGCAGGAGTGCTTTTATATCATCATTTTTTCACAAATGGTTATGTGAAGGCAAGACTTGAACATATGGGGCAATTTGGTTTCCAAAACAGAATGATAAAGAGTGCGGCTGCAGAATACAGCCTGTTTGGAAACAGGACGCTGCTGATGCAGGGGCATGCACAGGACGGCGAATATTTACTTGGAAATATCTTCTGTTATTTTGGAATCATAGCAGGTGTGCTGGTTATAGCAGCCTTTGTGTGGTTTTTACTTCAGGCATTCAGACAGTCACTGATGCAGAGCAACCGGATGGGATTTTTGCTCGGAATGGCATGCAGT
The Roseburia rectibacter DNA segment above includes these coding regions:
- a CDS encoding PadR family transcriptional regulator; this encodes MLNKSLIQGSLSMLILRLLDEKDMYGYEMIETLRKRSENVFELKAGSLYPLLHALEANNLVTVYEDDASGKMRKYYHITGEGKRILKEKKDEWNTYAAAVTNVLSCKAMEMCI
- a CDS encoding permease prefix domain 1-containing protein — its product is MTDYKEYMKTLEEQIQNKRARALVSEEINGHIEEQAQGYEEEGMSREDAKREAVRQMGDPVETGCALNRIHRPAFPWKLFVLAIFLTAASILMSVVIFGKTEGGASQAEQLGSLLVINGVSFAMIFLVMYVDYTWLFLHIRAVAVCYLICLCLVWSGGVIGNYQTALFACYSMQVLLPVIFAGIIYQYRGKEFAGILKAVGWIFVPFLVLLLMATPMSTAAVLENAVVCLFLLVAAVLHGIFGNKKKRYLVKLAGLAFGLLGAGVLLYHHFFTNGYVKARLEHMGQFGFQNRMIKSAAAEYSLFGNRTLLMQGHAQDGEYLLGNIFCYFGIIAGVLVIAAFVWFLLQAFRQSLMQSNRMGFLLGMACSIALIVRVLVIYVAMNFGYAVIYTVAVPFFSTNLMMAVVNGIYVGLLFCVLRNKMILKEPCIERKNTAVL